The Lujinxingia litoralis region CGAAATCCTGGCGCGCTTCAAAACCCTGATCGGCCGCGGCCTGGGCGGCCTGCGGATCCGCATCCACGGAGATTTTCACCTCGAAGAGGTGCTACGCACCGACGACGACTTCATCGTCATCGACCTCGAAGGTCACCCCTGGCTTCCCATCGGGGAGCGGCGCATCAAGCGCACGCCCCTGCGCGACGTGGCCACCATGCTGCGCTCCTTCCACCACACCTGCCTGCTGGCCTGGCAGCGCGCCTGCCGCTCTGAGTGCGAGGGCAATGACGACGATGAATCCCGCTCGCTGCATCTCTTTAAGGCCGCGCAACGCTGGTATGCCCTCTGCGCCCACGCCTTTCTGGCCGGGTACCTGCCTCCCGCCAACGAGGCGGGATTCTTACCCAACACCCCCGAAGGAGTCGCGGAGCTTCTCGACGTGATGCGCCTGCAAAAAGCACTGCGCCAACTGGAGCACGACCTGGAGCGCGGCGAAGCGATCGAGCTCTCCTTGATCGCGGTCACCACGCAGCTGGTCGCCCCCTGAAACACATATCGCGCCGCCCCCGGGTTTATCCCGGGACCGGGACGGCCCCCCCCTCAGCGTGCCTTAAAGATCGTGACCGCGCTGCCGGCCCCTTCCGTCGCGTCGTAGACGTGCACGTGGATCATCAGCTCGCCACGCGAGAAGGTCGCGATCTCTCCCTGGATATCACCATCCTGGATCAGCCCATCGTCGATCATCTTCTCGATCATCACCGCGGTGGGCTGAAGCTCCCATCCCCGCGTGACCAGAGCCTTCTGGTAGAAATCGATCGTCGCCTTGCGGCTCGCCGGCGTATCGAAGGAGAGCATCAGATAGTCTTTCTCGTCTCCGGTGCCCGCCAGGCGAGAGGAGCGCACACATCCCGGACAGGCCGGAATATCGTCCTGGAGCTCCCCCAGAAACTGCACGCCCGGCGCGTCGGGCCGAAACTTCGTCAGATCCACATGATCCTGGCTGTACACAGCAACCACCTGGGTGCGCGGGTTCTCCGGGGTGCGGAAAGCCTCTACAAAACGCGTGGCCCGGACGGCCTCCTGCACCGCTTCCTCATTGCCGGCGACCTCCATCGCCACGCCGATCACGTCCTCCAGCGTCTCGATCTCGGCGTGCAGTTCGGCCCCGTTGAGCGCGATGTAGCCATCGGTTTCCTCGACCGGCACCAGCCCGCCGCCAAAGAAGTCGGTGGTGGCCTCCAGAAACTCCGCTTTGACCTCGGGGGCTCCCTCCTCATCGAAGATGCTCATCGGATCGACCGGATAGGTATACACCCTCTTATTGAGGCCGACTTTCACCATCTCGGCCTGCAAGCGCAGGCTCACTTCCAGCGGCGTCTCCTCGGTTTCATCGAAGGCAAAATACACCAGGTTCCCGTTCCAATCATACGCCCGGGCGTTATCCAGCCCGGCCGACTGGAGCGCATCCACAAAGCGCTCCTGCCCGCTGCGGTGCGTCAGACTGAGCCAGGCAATATCGGCCTCGGCCTCATGGACCCCCTCGGGCGATCCCACCACGACCACCGCACCGATGGTGGCGACCAGCAGCCCGCATCCCGCGATCTTGAGCCAGGTTTTTAGCCAGGAGTTTTTCATCGCATCACCTTCGCCGGGGCCGGCTCCCGCAGACGCGGAGGCTCCCCGGACCAGACCGGATCAGAAGTTGGGCACATTGTAGCGCTCGTTTGGCAACGTGGAGCGCCAGAAATCAAGCAGACGACTGTAGGGCTTGCGAATCTCGGCCGAGGTACGCGCCACCAAGAACGCGCGCTGCTCCGGGTTCAGTGGCCCCTCCGGCGTTGGCGAGACCAGCGAGGTGTAGCTGGTCCCCAACTCCAGGGTGTGACCGGTGGTAAACTCCACCGTCGCCCGATGGCCGGCGCTGACCTGCCCGTAGCGAATCCCGGCGCCAAAGCCCGCCGAAGCTCCCGAAATCGCCACTGCCGTGCCAGCCACCGCGCCGATGATATCCCCCAGCGACGAGGGCCGTCCCCCCATGCTGGTAGTCAGCGCATCGAAGTGCAGCGTGTCGTTGACCATCATCGTGGCCACATGCGCATTGCCCACGATCTCCGCAGGGTTGCTCGTGATCTTACGAGCCATCCTGCCGTAATCGCCATGGTTGGGGATGCGCTTGCCCGTGAGCCCGGCCATCATCGGCTGAGCATAGAGGCGAGATTGCCCCCAGTGACCGGTGGCTCCCAGGTAGGCTGACTCCAGGGTGCGCAGCCAGTTGCCATGCGACCCGAGCCCGGCCCACTCCGAGCGCGCGCTCATGCGGATATCCTCGTCTTCGGCCTGGTAGACCTGCTGCCACATCTCGGTGGCCGCGTCGCGCGTCACATGAGGTTGGGCGCGGGCGGTGCGCCCCAGGTTCATGATGCCGATAAAGAGTGTGATGAAGATCGGAATCGTCATCACAAATTCGGTCATCGAGGTGCCGCGCTCATCTACGAGCAGTTTTCGAATCGCGATCATCATTTGGCCAGCCCCTCGATACGAGCGCTGTTAAGCCCCTGAACGGCCAGCTCAATGGCAATCACCTCGTCAAGCATCTGACTGAAGGCATCGGTGCCGCCCAGGGAATGCGGATGGTCAATGAGCTCGGTGCCCGCCAGGGCATCAAACGCGTGGGTCACCGCGGTGACGTAGGCCAGCGTGCCAGCCGAGTCGTTAAACGCATTGGCCAGGTCAAAGCCTCGCAGCGCGTTCCACTCGCCGGGCAGCGCGACCGGGCGCATGCGCGCCGTCCAGCGCGGCTCCCAGAGGTTGGGGCGTTCGTTCTTCTGAAAGGCAAACTCCGAACGTGCCAGCTTCCAGATCCCACCGGCGCGCGGACTACGCGCGCGGTAGTCCGGCCCCATCACGCTGTAATTCTTGCGGCGCTTCGCATCGTCCATCATTGAGGCGTTGGGGCGGAAGCCAAACATCAGCGTCGAGGTCCGCAACTGCCACTGCGCCGGACTGCTCACCGACTCCAGAATAAAGGGCTTCCCTACCGTATCGGCCCCGGCGCTTCTCCAGACCCGCAACGCCGCGCTGTTTCCGCCGCGGCGCCCACGCCCCATGCAGTTCTCCCACCAGGTCCGCGCGAGAATCGCGTCGGCGGGCCGTACGATATGCTTGGAATCAACCATCGTGCTGAAGAGCGTGGCCACGGTCATCGCCATGATGCGCGAGGCCTTCATCGTGCCCGAGCCCCGGTTGCGCCCCTCGGCAATCGCGATCCCCGACTTCAGCGCAATATCGGCCGCATGCCAGGTGCGATCTTCGCCGGTGCGCACCCGCTCGCAGGTGTCACTCCAGTTGCCCCGGCGCACCGGGAGGTTGGAGGCGTGGCGCTGCCGCGTATCAAAGGGCGGCGGCGGATACCCCACCGTCACCGGCGCCCGGTTGTAAATCCCCCGGGCCACCCCTTCGGTCCACGCCCAGAAAGGCGTGATCGCGATCATGTAGCGCTGATAATTATCAAAGGCCTTGAGCTCGCGGGCATAAAAACGACTGGTCAGCGAACGCGAGCGCCAGGTGTAAATATCGCTGGGCAGGGGCAGCGAGATCAGGCTGTTGATCGGCGGCGGAAGCCACCAGTAGTCGGGCGCGCCCCACTCGGTACGCGTGGGCCAGCGTTTCACGCAGCCGACAACCGGCAGTCGAATCATACACTTGCGGCTTTTACTGTAGATCCGCCCCCGATCCCGACGCTCATAGCTGACCAAACTGGCAGCCCCGGCCGCGGCCTGGGCCACCTGACTGCAGATCGAGGCCAGCGGGGGCACCACCACCGAGGCCGCACACACCGCCACGGCCAGATAGGTGGCCATCATGTCGATGTTGGAGAGCCACTGGTTGATGTTGATGTAGGTGTTGACCATGCCCACGGTCATGCGCTTACCCACGTTGGTGTACGCGACCATGTTCATGCTGCGGGCCTGGATGCTGGCCTGACTAAAGGCCGCGGCATCGGTGCTATGCTGCACATGCACGTTGTTGGAGGCCGTCTCCCCGGCATCAAAAATCACCAGCGCGCTGAGCAAAATCATCAGACAGGCTGCCAGCGCCAAAAGCACCATCGCACCGCCTTCATCGCGATGCATTGCCTCAAATCGTTGCTTCATCATCGTCCGCCTCCCTTCACGGCGTATGGCGGTTCACGCCATGGGGTTGCCTGGGAAAGACATACTCATGCTCCCATGTACGGTAGTAGCCACGCCGGCCGCCCATCCCCACAAAGAGCTTCGGTTCACCAAAGAGCCCCCCGACCAGCGGCATCGCCAGGTAGTGGTGAAACTTAAAGCGCACCCCGGTGGAGTTGCCGTCGTGGATCACCCCGATGCCATCGCTTGAGGCAAGCCCCTCGCCCATCTCCGTCATCATATACGAGAAGAGAAACTTGCGGACCGCGCGCCGATCGAAGCCGTCGGAGTCAAACGCACGCGCCGCGCTGAGCTCGGTGGTCGGGTCGTTGCCGCCCACCGGGAAGAGCAGACTGGCCAGCCCGCCGGCCGAGACGTCCAGGGCAAAGCGCACATACATCGCCCGCGCCATCGCTTCGGCCTGCGGGCTGATCTCACGACCGACCATTTGAATGTCGCCGGCCACCACCGGCGCCATCACCAGGGCCACCGCGATGCGCGCTCGCTCATTGACCTCGGCCTGATCGACCCCGCTGCGCCCGGCGTCGGCCTCGGGCTGCCACACCCAGGCGGCGCGCGCGCCCTGATAGCCGGCCACCTGCATCAACGCCGCGGTCAGGTTGACGATCGAGAGCTGCAACAGCCCGAAGGTCAGCAACAAAAACACCGGAAAGACCACCAGCGTCTCCACAAAGACCGCGCCCTGGGTCGGCTTAAATCGCCGCGGATTCGACACGTCCCGGGCCAGCCCCCGCTTCACCAGCGCACCCGCCCCGTAGACCAGCCCCCACACCAGCGCCGCGATCCCCAGATGCAGCACCCCACTGAAGGCCACCGACGTGCCCACCTGCGTAGATTCGGCCGCACTGGCCCACATCAGCCGCAGATGCTCGCCAGGCAGCTGCCAGAACAGGAGCCCGGCAGCCACCGCCACCAATCCCCCCACATGCAGCCCCACCTGCGCGAGCATCTCCCCCACACGCTGGGGCTCTCGCCGATAAATTTTGGGACCACCCCCTGGCGGTCCGGCCTGAGCTTGAGCTTCGTCTCTCACGATGAGCCCTCCCTGCCTTCGCCCCGCCGAGCCGCGCGGAACCCATTCATTTTTTCGCAATGCGATCTTTGTGTTTTTAACGAGTGAACTTGTACGGAAGTGTATAGGCTCGCACGCACATGAGCAACCGCTCAGGTCATCAAAAATCCCCCTCAGGGCTGGGGCGCGATCGGTCCAAGACCCGGCCCTATCACCGAAATCTGGGCCGACGTGGCAAAGCCCTCCCCGGGCCGCGGTGCCTCCTGAGCCTGCTCCAGAAAACGCTCCGCCCACCAATACACATCGCTCTGCGCGATCACCTGACGCATCTGACGCATCCGCGTGCGCCGGCGCGCCTCATCCATCTGCACCGCCCGCGCAATGGCCCGCGCGGTGGCCTCCCGATCGTAGGGGTTCACCAGCACCGCCCCCTCTCCCAGCTGCGCGGCCGCCCCGGCAAACTCGCTGAGCACCAACGCCCCGTTCTCATCCACCTGACAGGCGCAATACTCCTTGGCCACCAGGTTCATCCCGTCGCGCAGCGGTGTGACCAGCGCTACCACCGCCAGCCGGTACAACGCGGCCAGCTCCACCGGATCGACCCGATTGTAGAGGTAGCGAATCGGCTGCCAGCCCGAGGTGCTAAAACGCCCGTTAATCCGCCCCACCACCCGGTCGAACTCCCGCTTAAGCGCCTTGTACTCCACCACGTTCTCGCGGCTGGGCACCACCAGCTGAAAGAACACCACCTGCTCTTGCAACTCCGGATGGCGCTCCAGCATCAGCTCATAGGCCCGCAACCGGTGAATCAACCCCTTGGTGTAATCCAGGCGGTCGATCCCCAGGAGCATGCGATAGGGCCCGATCTCATCCTGAAGATCCCGCACCCGCCGCTCCACCTCCTCGCCACTGGCGCGCTCGGAAAACGCCTCAAAGTCCATCCCGATCGGAAAGGCCCCCGCCTCCACCTGCCGACCATCCTCGGCCACCAGCAGCGCCTGGCCGCCCTCATGGCGCAGCACCCCACACATCCCGAAGGCTTCGGCGCAGCGCACAAAATTGCGCACATCCCGGGCCGTCTGAAACCCCACCAGGTCGTGGGCCATCAACCCCCGCAACAGCTCCCTTCGCCAGGGCAGCTTGGCGTAGTTCTCCAGCCCCGGAAACGAGATGTGTAAAAAGAAGGCCAGACGCCCCTGATGACCCCCGTCCCGCATCCGCGCGGCCACCTCAAAGAGATGGTAGTCATGCACCCACACCAGCCCCTGAGTCCCCACGCAACGCATCGTCGCGTCGGCAAAGTGCTGGTTCACCTCCTGATAGCGCTCAAAATCGCGGGCCACAAAGCTGCACCGGTCGGCAAACCCGTGAAAAAGCGGCCAGATCACCGAGTTGGCAAAGCCCTCATAGTAGCCCTGATACTGATCCCGACTCATCACCACCGGCTCCAGCGCGTACCCGGCGCGCTCCCCGGCCGCCGCCAGGGCCTGCTCCCAGCCGCCGCCCTCCTCCTTCACCGCCCCGGGCCACCCCACCCAGCAGCCCCCCTGACGCTCCAGAATCGGCCGCATCGCCGCCACCAACCCCCCCGCCCCGGGCTCCACCTTCCACCCCGGACCCTCCTGGCACATCACCACCGGCAGGCGATTGGACACCACCGTCAACGGCCCTAACGCTGTCATGCTCGCTCCTGGTCTCTTCCCGTTTCCTGCGATGATTTCAGCCCCCTAAACCCTAGGCACCGCCGACTCGCGACAAGAAATCCCCGCGCCCCCGCTCCCGCCTCTCCCCACCCTCCCTTTAACTTTCCCTCGCCTATACCCCGTGTTAGCCTGCCCCTCTGGTCGTTCGGGACCAGTTCACGAAGTAACGCTGCATGAGATGCAAGGAGAACGATGATGTTGAAACGACTGCTGCTGAGCGCCCTGCTTGTCTCGGGTCTCTCCCTGACCACCATGGCCTGCTCCGGCGATAGTGATGATGACAACACCCCCGTGGTCGACGCGGGCAACGACACCGGTAACGTCGAAGAAGACACCGGCGATGTCGACGAAGACACCGGCGACGTCGAAGAAGACACCGGCGATGTCGACGAAGACGCCGGTGACGTCGAAGAAGATGCCGGCGACGACACCCATACCGGTGAGCTCGAGAATCCCGACATCACCGCCGAGAGCTGTGAGGAAATCGAAGCCACCACCTGCTTCTCCAACGGCGAATGTGCCGAAAGCGAAGTCTGCTTCGATGTGAGCCGGGGCAGTGGCGTGGCCTGCTGCGTGCCCGGCACCCGCGGCACCCTGGAGCCCGGGGATGACTGCTCCCCCACCAACGGCCAGCTCGAATGCGCCTCCGGTCTCTGCCTGCAGTTCGACACCGCCGAAGGCGAAGTCAGCGTCTGCTCGGCCGACTGCACCGAAGACGCCGAGTGCCCCGAAGTGCTGCCTTACTGCAGCCCCTTCCTCGGCGTTTGCTCCCCGCCTCCGGCGGAGTAAGCCTCAAACCTTAAGCCCCGGTAGGGGCTTAAGGTCCCGGTCCTATGACCAGGCTCAAAACGCCCGCTGCGCTCGCGCAGCGGGCGTTTTTTATGCGCCGTGCCCACCCCGCCCCGCACTGCCGGCGCTGGCCCCCGGCCGCCTTTCATTGTAGCGTTCCCTCCATACTCAAGCGCCTCGCCACGCCACACCTCACGCCCGAAACTCGTGACGTCCTACTTCCCGAGAGACCGCGGGCAGGACCATCGCGCCGGCGCTGCACTCCCGTTGCGAGGCCCCTCGCCACGCCACACTGAATACGCGGGGCACCATCAGCGCCCCGGCGCACTGCCCATGGAATGCTGGATGAAAAACCTCATCACCTTCGCCATGCTCACCATCGCCCTCACCAGCACCACGCTCGCCTGCAAATCCGACGCGAGCACCACCACAAAGTCGGCCGAAACCACGGCTGAACAAAGCGCGCTCGCCGGAGAAACCGCGCCCCCCGAAAAAGCCGCGCCCCCCGAAGAAGCCGCGCCCCCCGAAGTAGCCGTGACCGACGAAACTCTGGGGGCACTCAACGATCCCGCCATGGCCACCATGGACTGCGCCGAGCTCAACGCGCCCGCCTGCGCCTCCAACAACGATTGCGACTCCGACCGCGTCTGCTTCACCTCCGACGACGCCCCCGACGCCGCGCGTTGCTGCGTGCCCGGCACCCGCGGCTCCCGCCAGGTCGGCGAGCTCTGCGACGAGGGCGTGGGCTCCCTGCAATGCGCCAGCGGCATCTGCCTGTGGCAATCCACCATTGAGGGCCATCGCCGCGTCTGCTCTCTGCCCTGCACCGCAGACGCCGACTGCCCCGAGGTCCTGCCCACCTGCATCCTGGGCGTGTGTAACTCCCCCACCGGCGACTGAAGCGTCCGAACATCGGCGCGCCTTCGTCACCAGCTCATGGCGCACATCGGACGCTCCCGACGTTCACCGCAACGACTGACCCGGAACGCATGGAGGCCCCCGTGGCACCAATCATCATCGCCATCACACTCTTCGCTCATCTTATCTTGCCGCCCGCGCTGATCGCCTGGGTCGCGTTTAGCGGCTCCAACTCGCGTCTCTACTGGCTTCTTGTGGCGCTCTTTACGGCGGCCTTTCTCGCCACGATGCACGTCGCCGGAGCCGGCTGGAGCTGGTTCGGCCTGTTCTGGCGCTGGCTCTTTCTGGCGCTCTTTATCCTCGCCATCGGACGTTTTCTGCGTCAGCGCTGGAGCGCGCTGCCCTGGCTCCCCCCCAAAAAGGTCAAGCCCTGGCTGGGGACCCTGCTCGTCGGGCTACTCGCCGCCTACCTGCTGACCTCGATTCCCTACCTGGTCTCGGCCGGCTCCCACGACGGTCGCACCACCGAGCTGACCTGGCCTCTTCCCGACGGCGACTTCTTTATCATGCACGGCGGCGGCAACGAGGCCGTCAACCACCACTACAACGTCCCGGCCCAGCGCTACGGCCTCGACATCGTGCAGCTCAATGATTACGGCGTTCGCGCCCGGGGCCTCCTGCCCCCAACACTCGACGCCTACGCCATCTACCGCACCCCCGTGCTGGCTCCCTGCGACGGCGAGGTGCTCGCTGCACGCAATGACCTCCCCGACCAGAAACCGATGGAGATGGACCCCGACAATCTCCTGGGCAACCACCTCACCATCCACTGCCACGACCTCACCATCGTGCTGGCCCA contains the following coding sequences:
- a CDS encoding alpha,alpha-trehalose-phosphate synthase (UDP-forming), with the translated sequence MTALGPLTVVSNRLPVVMCQEGPGWKVEPGAGGLVAAMRPILERQGGCWVGWPGAVKEEGGGWEQALAAAGERAGYALEPVVMSRDQYQGYYEGFANSVIWPLFHGFADRCSFVARDFERYQEVNQHFADATMRCVGTQGLVWVHDYHLFEVAARMRDGGHQGRLAFFLHISFPGLENYAKLPWRRELLRGLMAHDLVGFQTARDVRNFVRCAEAFGMCGVLRHEGGQALLVAEDGRQVEAGAFPIGMDFEAFSERASGEEVERRVRDLQDEIGPYRMLLGIDRLDYTKGLIHRLRAYELMLERHPELQEQVVFFQLVVPSRENVVEYKALKREFDRVVGRINGRFSTSGWQPIRYLYNRVDPVELAALYRLAVVALVTPLRDGMNLVAKEYCACQVDENGALVLSEFAGAAAQLGEGAVLVNPYDREATARAIARAVQMDEARRRTRMRQMRQVIAQSDVYWWAERFLEQAQEAPRPGEGFATSAQISVIGPGLGPIAPQP
- a CDS encoding TadE/TadG family type IV pilus assembly protein; this translates as MMIAIRKLLVDERGTSMTEFVMTIPIFITLFIGIMNLGRTARAQPHVTRDAATEMWQQVYQAEDEDIRMSARSEWAGLGSHGNWLRTLESAYLGATGHWGQSRLYAQPMMAGLTGKRIPNHGDYGRMARKITSNPAEIVGNAHVATMMVNDTLHFDALTTSMGGRPSSLGDIIGAVAGTAVAISGASAGFGAGIRYGQVSAGHRATVEFTTGHTLELGTSYTSLVSPTPEGPLNPEQRAFLVARTSAEIRKPYSRLLDFWRSTLPNERYNVPNF
- a CDS encoding TadE/TadG family type IV pilus assembly protein — its product is MRDEAQAQAGPPGGGPKIYRREPQRVGEMLAQVGLHVGGLVAVAAGLLFWQLPGEHLRLMWASAAESTQVGTSVAFSGVLHLGIAALVWGLVYGAGALVKRGLARDVSNPRRFKPTQGAVFVETLVVFPVFLLLTFGLLQLSIVNLTAALMQVAGYQGARAAWVWQPEADAGRSGVDQAEVNERARIAVALVMAPVVAGDIQMVGREISPQAEAMARAMYVRFALDVSAGGLASLLFPVGGNDPTTELSAARAFDSDGFDRRAVRKFLFSYMMTEMGEGLASSDGIGVIHDGNSTGVRFKFHHYLAMPLVGGLFGEPKLFVGMGGRRGYYRTWEHEYVFPRQPHGVNRHTP
- a CDS encoding M23 family metallopeptidase translates to MAPIIIAITLFAHLILPPALIAWVAFSGSNSRLYWLLVALFTAAFLATMHVAGAGWSWFGLFWRWLFLALFILAIGRFLRQRWSALPWLPPKKVKPWLGTLLVGLLAAYLLTSIPYLVSAGSHDGRTTELTWPLPDGDFFIMHGGGNEAVNHHYNVPAQRYGLDIVQLNDYGVRARGLLPPTLDAYAIYRTPVLAPCDGEVLAARNDLPDQKPMEMDPDNLLGNHLTIHCHDLTIVLAHLLEGTLRVDVGDHVRAGQPIAEVGNTGNTSEPHLHIHAVEGRVTDHDELAFKGKGRSMTFSGRFLQRNDRVDVR